CGTCACCGTTGCGTCCCCAGACGACCATGGCGATGGAGAAACTGAACATTGCGGCCAAGGACGCCCAACCGAGAGTGAACAACATGCGCTTGACCGCTTGATTTCTGAGATCCTACCTAGGGTCCAGCATATTTTCGTCCTGCCGGAGGCAACTGTCATGACCAGCTCCAGCCCCGGTTCGTCAGCAGTTCTGGAGCGCCAGGAGACGACGCAGCGCTACCCCCAAGC
The Synechococcus sp. PROS-U-1 DNA segment above includes these coding regions:
- the petN gene encoding cytochrome b6-f complex subunit PetN, yielding MLFTLGWASLAAMFSFSIAMVVWGRNGDGTLNF